One segment of Pyricularia oryzae 70-15 chromosome 3, whole genome shotgun sequence DNA contains the following:
- a CDS encoding phosphoribulokinase/uridine kinase, which yields METTYKSLADRVVSRWRHHVEKHTTTTTHVDQPVPRLLIALAGPPGSGKTTIATSVVEMLQNRRGNDPTTPKTIAVSADGFHLPLATLRALPNAEEAIARRGAPWTFDGLAVLALTRDLGRTPRAVVSAPTFDHAVKDPVTDGLSVGPDVDVCLLEGNYLLCDEEPWSGVAAEVHDRWLVKVTEDLARARVAARHVAAGIEPDLESALRRTDGNDMINGRFVMEKSKGRYDLLVESVEEARSYQMI from the exons ATGGAAACGACTTATAAATCCCTGGCCGACCGGGTGGTTTCCAGATGGCGTCATCACGTGGAGAagcacaccaccaccactaccCACGTCGACCAACCCGTGCCGCGACTTTTGATCGCGCTTGCAGGTCCTCCCGGCTCGGGAAAGACGACAATCGCAACCAGCGTAGTCGAGATGCTGCAAAACAGGCGCGGCAACGACCCCACCACGCCCAAAACAATCGCCGTCTCGGCCGACGGCTTCCACCTCCCGCTCGCGACGCTGCGCGCCCTCCCAAACGCCGAGGAGGCCATCGCACGGAGGGGCGCGCCGTGGACATTTGACGGGTTGGCGGTGTTGGCGCTGACGCGGGACCTGGGCAGGACGCCGCGCGCGGTCGTGTCCGCGCCAACGTTTGACCACGCCGTCAAGGATCCGGTTACGGACGGATTGAGCGTGGGGCCCGACGTGGACGTCTGCCTGCTCGAGGGCAACTACCTCCTGTGCGACGAGGAGCCGTGGTCTGGCGTCGCCGCGGAGGTGCACGACCGCTGGCTGGTCAAGGTCACCGAGGACCTGGCCAGGGCGAGGGTGGCTGCGCGGCACGTCGCGGCCGGGATCGAGCCTGATTTGGAGAGCGCACTGAGGAGGACGGATGGAAACGATATGATCAATGGGCGTTTTGTTATGGAGAAGAGCAAAGGTAGATATGATTTGCTGGTCGAGAGTGTGGAGGAGGCTCGGAGCTA TCAAATGATTTGA
- a CDS encoding peptidase M14, with translation MRFASAWFALCLAQLAKSCLLPEESEHDAAPSLKRRQGGNTGLAIGEGDRFEGGKIVPRGLGTQPVGTDPGKLLSVVEIRSAFDALANEYGFDTFEAPDKTFENRTIFGGAVGGSGKNCTATDGYRAFFNGAIHARERGSSDNVIYFIADLLYANKHNQGIAYGGRTWTNCDVKRALKAGIVFVPLSNPDGVAHDQATHSCWRKNRNPASATPGNAASYGIDLNRNFDFLWDFLKKFDPSVGPNVASSNPASQTFHGTAPFSEPETRAVKWVLDTFKKIRWYIDLHSYTGIVLHSWGSDENQNRRPYMNFMNDTYDSVRGLMPDKPEEGRVYGEYISSDDWRDAAYAGVRAGTAMTGATGRIYDVSASAYLYPTSGASDDYAFSRHFSDPSLNKVFSYTIEFGFGNTAASCPFYPTAEIYKLNLLETGAGFMEFLLAASDIGLGEEDTC, from the exons ATGAGGTTCGCATCAGCCTGGTTCGCTCTGTGCCTTGCGCAGTTGGCAAAGTCCTGTCTCCTCCCCGAGGAGTCGGAACACGACGCCGCACCCAGCCTCAAGCGTCGCCAGGGCGGGAACACGGGTCTCGCCATCGGAGAGGGTGATCGGTTCGAGGGCGGCAAGATCGTCCCCCGCGGTCTGGGAACACAGCCCGTCGGCACTGATCCCGGCAAGCTTTTGAGCGTCGTCGAGATCCGTTCGGCCTTTGATGCTCTCGCCAACGAGTACGGTTTCGACACATTCGAGGCCCCCGATAAGACGTTTGAGAACCGCACCATCTTTGGTGGTGCAGTCGGCGGGAGCGGAAAGAACTGCACAGCCACCGATGGGTACCGTGCCTTCTTCAACGGTGCCATCCACGCGCGCGAGCGTGGCTCGTCGGACAACGTCATCTACTTCATCGCCGACCTGCTGTACGCCAACAAACACAACCAGGGTATCGCCTACGGCGGTCGCACCTGGACCAACTGCGACGTCAAGCGTGCGCTGAAGGCCGGTATCGTGTTTGTGCCCCTGAGCAACCCTGACGGTGTCGCCCACGATCAAGCCACCCACTCGTGCTGGCGCAAGAACAGAAACCCGGCTTCGGCGACGCCAGGCAACGCTGCCAGCTACGGCATCGACCTCAACAGGAACTTTGACTTCCTGTGGGACTTCCTGAAGAAGTTCGACCCCAGTGTCGGGCCCAACGTTGCATCGTCGAACCCGGCGTCGCAAACTTTCCACGGCACGGCTCCCTTCTCGGAACCCGAGACACGAGCTGTCAAGTGGGTTCTTGACACGTTCAAGAAGATTCGGTGGTACATTGATCTTCACTCGTACACCGGCATCGTCCTTCACAGCTGGGGAAGCGACGAGAACCAGAACAGACGCCCG TACATGAACTTCATGAACGACACATACGACTCTGTCCGTGGTCTGATGCCAGACAAGCCGGAAGAGGGACGTGTGTACGGCGAGTACATTTCCTCGGACGACTGGCGCGACGCTGCCTACGCAGGTGTGCGCGCTGGCACGGCAATGACCGGAGCCACCGGCCGAATCTACGACGTTTCTGCTTCGGCATACCTTTACCCCACGAGTGGTGCTAG CGATGACTATGCTTTCTCGCGCCACTTTTCCGACCCCAGCCTGAACAAGGTCTTCTCGTATACGATCGAGTTTGGCTTTGGTAACACTGCTGCATCTTGCCCATTCTACCCTACGGCAGAAATCTACAAGCTCAACCTCCTGGAGACCGGTGCAGGATTCATGGAGTTCCTGTTGGCCGCCTCAGATATTGGTCTTGGAGAAGAGGACACTTGCTGA